A portion of the Streptomyces sp. NBC_00376 genome contains these proteins:
- a CDS encoding RHS repeat-associated core domain-containing protein — protein MAPRAKLPEPTEATIAVPEADAKGAKRFAVPKGQPIGIGRAQVKGKGAPGSRTPSGVTSRVLSRQQAERAGVKGALFTLAPKASDSGAEEKSIALTVDYGAFSELFGGSYASRMQLVELPSCVLTTPDMKQCRSGRAVAATNNTVEHTLTAESVSLQVGAPTVLAATASAAGDKGDYKATPLASSSTWQTNLSTGDFAWSYGIQTPEVPGGLKPSVGLSYSSGAIDGRTGGTNNQGSWVGDGFDLWPGFIERRYKPCADDGVKNADGSKPGDMCWAYDNAFISFNGSGGELVPAGKDEFKLKHDDGTRIKRLESADRGNGDNDGEYWELTASGGTRYYFGYNRLPGWSTGKDTTDSTWTLPVYGNDTGEKCHAATFADSWCQQAWRWNLDYVVDTHGNAISYHYAKETNSYGRNLKAADDTAYTRGGYLKRIDYGQNSNDLYATKPLAQVVFNSAERCLPESGVTCAADTIDAKSFYWYDTPWDLNCKAGTTCDKGRLSPSFWTRKRLTDITTQVLKSDGTYGKVDSWKLDHSWGMADTDYQLLLDSIQHTGESATPTITLPKTTFAYEQLANRLDKSGDGFAPFIKSRLSDVADEYGGLISANYSDPVCDWNSLPTPETNTTRCFPQYIGGSDSDPATQHWFNKYVTTSVTATDRIGGAPDQVTRYDYLGNAAWHFDDDDGLTKEKEKTWSQWRGYGQVRVRTGGQGGDAAMKTQQDSYFLRGMDGDRKNEAGDTKAISVALATGEGDPITDHESSAGYPYKTVTFDKPGGKVLSKSINRPWHHETAKKVRDWGTVTANFSGTSNTKEWVSLDDGAGARWRTTSTAVERDTVAGRVIQVDDFGDDATTADDRCTRTTYPEATSANILNLPTRVEKVTKACNATTDRSKDVVSDIRTAYDGGAYGAAPIKGDASAVATLKSHDGTKATYLESGATYDAYGRQLKTTDLVADVTVTGTGTPVRTVRNDGRTTTTTYTPATGQATEIKVTTPPANPADTASAQTTVTTVDPVRGVAVKKTDTNGNVTELAYDALGRSTKVWLADQSNTKTPSQEFVYTVADKTVAVATKTLNNSGGQVTSYALYDGFLRNRQTQTPGPDGGSVITDVFYDERGLAAKTFAPYYTTDKPSTQIFKPADALSVETQTRTTFDGLNRAVETQQIAGNSDGGKVLNTTKTTFGGDRTTVIPPVGGTATTTLTDARGNATELRQHHSRSADAAYDTTIYHYTPRGELDKATDPGGNSWSYEYDQLGRQTVANDPDKGTTNSTYDDRGQLTFVKGSRTDVPGLAYLYDGLGRQTEVRENSATGTLRTKQVYDTITGAKGQLAESTRYVDGQAYTSKVTAYDRLYRPLKTALVIPAAEGKLQGTYQAGTTYLPSGLTSAISYSAAGSLPAGSTNYTYEDETLRPITVYGGGMTASVSYSRTGKPLTYTMGLTTGGKTTQVNNAYEWGTQRLENSRVERQDQLGVDRSVTYRYDEAGNVLSMADVSRTGTDNQCFINDYLGRVTEAWTQPTTTCAQTPSGNQIGGPAPYWQSFTYDKSGNRSTEIQHNTAGDATKDTKRNFDYPAPGKPKAHSLTSVTTQAPSGTTVNDYAYDAAGNTTARPGQSLTWDAEDRLASVTENGKITTYLYDAAGNRLISRTSTETTLYLGNTEVTLPTGADKAKATRYFDLGGGQTAIRQDDGTYTYTIADHHGTGELAVRASDLALTQRRTLPFGAIRGQAPTSWPSTKGFVGGTDDTKSTGLTHLGAREYDPGLGRFISVDPVLDLTDPQQMNGYTYSNNNPATHSDPTGLWIDDGTGHSEPTPDGPTGPKSPTPGKSGNTAPTKTGKVTELNHPEESIKSPSFRDGLNGIADTTLADRAREQFRQALEMIQAEYNKSSWKYTHFNAIVSTVDVELENGKNVPTTIVLFSYKGSTNKSLTSVLNKLADIGVQAFRPASATDGTSGKGHSEAAARTLRKSPRSQKDFFGGKLGKVQNAVSANTVCSDSCAEDLGVFTMRKLPAGSNGIVNGTVYSKGMRQDLAGETGTSRVFQQLLHFLRINRPIPGTGIPGGNMGLNDSPIK, from the coding sequence ATGGCCCCGAGAGCCAAGCTGCCCGAGCCGACCGAGGCGACGATTGCGGTGCCGGAGGCCGATGCGAAGGGCGCAAAGCGCTTCGCCGTGCCCAAGGGGCAACCAATCGGGATCGGCCGGGCCCAGGTCAAGGGCAAGGGTGCCCCCGGCTCGCGTACGCCTAGCGGCGTGACCTCGCGCGTCCTCAGCCGTCAGCAGGCCGAGCGGGCCGGCGTGAAAGGCGCCCTGTTCACCCTCGCTCCGAAGGCTTCGGATTCCGGAGCGGAGGAGAAATCGATCGCGCTGACCGTCGACTACGGCGCCTTCTCGGAGTTGTTCGGCGGCTCCTATGCCTCTCGTATGCAACTGGTCGAACTGCCCTCGTGCGTACTCACTACTCCGGACATGAAGCAATGCCGTTCCGGTAGAGCCGTTGCTGCCACCAACAACACGGTAGAGCACACGCTGACAGCGGAGTCGGTGAGTCTGCAGGTCGGCGCACCGACAGTGCTGGCCGCGACGGCCTCGGCCGCAGGGGACAAGGGGGACTACAAGGCCACGCCCCTTGCCTCTTCTTCCACTTGGCAGACCAACCTCAGCACAGGTGATTTCGCCTGGTCGTACGGCATTCAGACGCCTGAGGTCCCGGGAGGTTTGAAGCCGAGCGTCGGCCTGTCGTACTCGTCCGGGGCCATCGACGGCCGCACCGGCGGTACGAACAATCAGGGGTCGTGGGTCGGTGATGGCTTTGACCTGTGGCCCGGGTTCATCGAGCGCCGCTACAAGCCGTGTGCGGACGATGGTGTGAAGAATGCCGACGGCAGCAAGCCGGGCGACATGTGCTGGGCCTACGACAATGCGTTCATCTCTTTCAACGGCTCGGGCGGTGAACTCGTTCCTGCGGGCAAGGACGAGTTCAAGCTGAAGCACGACGACGGTACCCGGATCAAGCGTCTGGAGTCCGCCGACCGCGGTAATGGGGACAACGACGGTGAGTACTGGGAGCTGACCGCCTCGGGCGGCACCCGGTACTACTTTGGTTACAACAGGCTGCCGGGCTGGAGTACGGGTAAGGACACCACGGACTCCACCTGGACACTGCCGGTCTACGGCAACGACACTGGTGAGAAGTGCCACGCAGCGACGTTCGCGGACTCCTGGTGCCAGCAGGCGTGGCGGTGGAACCTCGACTACGTCGTCGACACCCACGGCAACGCGATCAGTTACCACTACGCCAAGGAGACCAACTCCTACGGTCGCAACCTCAAGGCGGCTGACGACACCGCGTACACCCGTGGCGGGTACCTGAAGCGTATCGACTACGGACAGAATTCGAATGATCTGTACGCGACGAAGCCGCTGGCACAGGTTGTCTTCAACAGTGCTGAGCGGTGCCTGCCGGAGTCGGGTGTCACGTGCGCTGCGGACACCATCGATGCCAAGTCCTTCTACTGGTACGACACGCCCTGGGATCTGAACTGCAAGGCTGGTACCACCTGCGACAAGGGCAGGCTGTCGCCGTCCTTCTGGACGCGCAAGCGTCTGACCGACATCACGACCCAGGTACTCAAGTCCGACGGCACGTACGGCAAGGTCGACTCCTGGAAGCTCGACCACAGTTGGGGCATGGCCGACACCGACTACCAGTTGCTGCTGGACAGCATTCAGCACACCGGCGAGTCCGCGACACCGACCATCACTCTGCCGAAGACGACGTTCGCCTACGAGCAGCTGGCCAACCGTCTCGACAAGAGCGGCGACGGCTTCGCACCGTTCATCAAGTCGCGGTTGTCCGATGTGGCGGACGAGTACGGCGGTCTGATCAGCGCCAACTACTCGGATCCGGTGTGCGACTGGAACTCCCTGCCGACGCCCGAGACGAACACCACGCGCTGCTTCCCCCAGTACATCGGCGGCAGCGACTCCGACCCAGCCACGCAGCACTGGTTCAACAAGTACGTGACCACATCCGTCACGGCGACGGACCGTATCGGCGGTGCGCCCGACCAGGTCACGCGCTACGACTACCTGGGCAACGCAGCCTGGCACTTCGATGACGACGACGGCCTGACCAAGGAGAAGGAAAAGACCTGGTCCCAGTGGCGGGGCTACGGCCAGGTCCGGGTCCGCACCGGTGGCCAGGGCGGCGACGCCGCCATGAAGACACAGCAGGACTCCTACTTCCTGCGCGGCATGGACGGCGACCGGAAGAACGAGGCCGGCGACACGAAGGCCATCTCAGTCGCTCTAGCCACGGGCGAAGGCGACCCGATCACCGACCACGAGTCCAGCGCAGGGTACCCCTACAAGACCGTCACGTTCGACAAGCCAGGCGGCAAGGTCCTGAGTAAGTCGATCAACAGGCCGTGGCACCACGAGACCGCGAAGAAGGTCCGTGACTGGGGCACAGTCACGGCCAACTTCAGCGGCACCTCCAACACCAAGGAGTGGGTCTCACTCGACGATGGTGCGGGCGCCAGGTGGCGCACCACTTCTACGGCGGTCGAGCGGGACACTGTCGCAGGACGGGTCATCCAGGTCGATGACTTCGGGGACGACGCCACCACGGCCGACGACCGGTGCACACGCACCACGTACCCGGAAGCCACTAGCGCCAACATACTCAACCTCCCCACCCGGGTGGAGAAGGTCACGAAGGCATGCAATGCCACGACCGACCGCTCCAAGGACGTTGTCTCGGACATCCGTACCGCGTATGACGGGGGCGCGTACGGTGCTGCCCCCATCAAGGGCGACGCATCGGCGGTCGCCACGCTGAAGAGCCATGACGGCACCAAGGCCACGTACCTGGAGTCAGGCGCCACTTACGACGCCTACGGCCGTCAGCTGAAGACCACGGACCTGGTTGCCGACGTCACCGTCACAGGCACCGGCACCCCTGTCCGTACTGTTCGTAACGACGGACGCACGACGACCACGACGTACACCCCAGCAACGGGACAGGCCACCGAGATCAAGGTGACCACGCCTCCCGCGAATCCCGCTGACACGGCCTCGGCCCAAACGACGGTCACGACTGTCGATCCTGTGCGCGGTGTTGCGGTGAAGAAGACCGACACCAACGGCAACGTGACCGAACTGGCCTACGACGCCTTGGGCCGATCCACGAAGGTGTGGCTGGCGGACCAAAGCAACACCAAGACCCCCAGCCAGGAATTCGTCTACACAGTCGCTGACAAGACGGTCGCCGTCGCGACCAAGACCTTGAACAACAGCGGCGGCCAGGTCACCTCGTACGCGCTCTACGACGGATTCCTGCGCAACCGGCAGACTCAGACTCCGGGCCCGGACGGCGGCAGCGTCATCACGGATGTCTTCTACGACGAACGTGGGCTGGCCGCCAAGACATTCGCGCCGTACTACACCACGGACAAGCCGAGCACCCAGATCTTCAAGCCGGCCGACGCATTGTCCGTGGAGACCCAGACACGCACCACGTTCGATGGCCTGAACCGGGCCGTAGAAACCCAGCAGATAGCGGGCAACAGCGACGGCGGAAAGGTCCTCAACACCACCAAGACCACGTTCGGCGGCGACCGCACCACCGTTATCCCGCCCGTCGGCGGTACCGCGACCACCACGCTCACCGACGCCCGTGGCAACGCCACTGAGCTGCGTCAGCACCACAGTCGCTCTGCCGATGCCGCCTACGACACCACCATCTACCACTACACGCCGCGCGGCGAGCTGGACAAGGCCACCGACCCCGGCGGCAACAGCTGGAGCTACGAGTACGACCAGCTCGGGCGCCAGACCGTCGCCAATGACCCGGACAAGGGCACCACGAACAGCACCTACGACGACCGGGGCCAGCTGACCTTCGTCAAGGGCTCGCGCACCGATGTCCCGGGCCTGGCCTACCTCTACGACGGCCTCGGCCGACAGACCGAAGTACGCGAGAACTCAGCCACGGGCACTCTGCGGACCAAGCAGGTGTACGACACCATCACCGGCGCGAAGGGGCAACTCGCCGAATCCACCCGCTACGTCGACGGCCAGGCGTACACATCCAAGGTCACTGCCTACGACCGGCTCTACCGTCCCCTCAAGACAGCTCTCGTCATCCCGGCCGCCGAGGGGAAGCTGCAGGGCACGTACCAGGCTGGCACGACCTATCTGCCCTCGGGGCTCACGAGCGCCATCAGCTATTCCGCGGCCGGCTCGCTGCCCGCAGGCTCGACCAATTACACGTACGAGGACGAAACCCTCCGGCCGATCACCGTCTATGGCGGGGGCATGACGGCCAGTGTTTCCTACAGCCGGACGGGCAAGCCTCTGACGTACACGATGGGCTTGACCACCGGGGGCAAAACGACCCAGGTCAACAACGCCTACGAGTGGGGCACTCAGCGGCTCGAAAACTCACGTGTTGAGCGCCAGGACCAGCTCGGTGTCGACCGCAGCGTCACTTACCGGTACGACGAGGCCGGCAACGTCCTGTCGATGGCGGACGTCTCACGCACCGGCACGGACAACCAGTGCTTCATCAACGACTACCTCGGCCGCGTCACCGAGGCATGGACACAGCCCACCACCACCTGCGCGCAGACCCCGTCCGGCAACCAGATCGGTGGCCCCGCCCCGTACTGGCAGAGCTTCACGTACGACAAGTCCGGCAACCGCTCCACCGAAATCCAGCACAACACCGCCGGTGACGCCACCAAGGACACTAAGCGGAACTTCGACTACCCCGCCCCGGGGAAGCCGAAAGCGCACTCCCTAACCTCCGTCACCACGCAGGCGCCGTCGGGGACCACGGTCAACGACTACGCCTACGACGCGGCCGGCAACACCACGGCCCGCCCCGGCCAGAGCCTGACCTGGGATGCCGAAGACCGCCTCGCCTCGGTGACCGAGAACGGCAAGATCACCACCTACCTCTACGACGCTGCGGGCAACCGCCTCATCAGCCGCACCAGCACCGAGACAACGCTCTACCTCGGCAACACCGAGGTCACACTCCCCACCGGGGCCGACAAGGCCAAAGCAACCCGCTACTTCGACCTCGGCGGCGGCCAGACGGCCATCCGTCAGGACGACGGCACCTACACCTACACCATCGCCGACCACCACGGAACCGGCGAACTGGCCGTTCGGGCCTCAGACCTGGCCCTCACCCAGCGCCGCACGCTCCCCTTCGGGGCGATACGTGGCCAGGCCCCCACGTCCTGGCCCAGCACCAAGGGCTTCGTCGGCGGCACCGACGACACCAAATCCACCGGCCTCACCCACCTCGGCGCCCGCGAATACGACCCCGGCCTCGGCCGCTTCATCTCCGTCGACCCGGTCCTCGACCTGACCGACCCCCAGCAGATGAACGGCTACACCTACTCCAACAACAACCCCGCCACGCATAGTGACCCCACCGGACTGTGGATCGACGACGGCACGGGCCACAGCGAACCCACGCCCGACGGCCCCACCGGGCCGAAGAGTCCCACCCCGGGAAAGTCCGGAAATACAGCACCGACGAAGACCGGGAAGGTAACGGAACTAAACCATCCCGAAGAGTCGATTAAGTCCCCCTCCTTTCGGGATGGATTGAATGGGATCGCCGACACCACGCTGGCCGATAGAGCTCGAGAGCAGTTCAGGCAAGCCCTCGAAATGATTCAGGCGGAATACAATAAGAGCAGCTGGAAGTACACACACTTCAACGCGATCGTTTCTACGGTCGACGTCGAGCTCGAAAACGGAAAGAACGTGCCAACAACCATCGTCCTGTTCAGTTACAAGGGATCGACAAATAAATCGCTGACATCCGTCCTGAACAAGCTCGCGGACATCGGAGTCCAAGCGTTTCGGCCGGCTAGCGCGACGGACGGGACCTCCGGCAAGGGGCACAGTGAGGCAGCGGCACGGACGCTTCGAAAGAGCCCAAGGTCTCAGAAGGACTTCTTCGGCGGCAAGCTGGGGAAGGTACAGAATGCCGTCTCTGCAAATACCGTGTGCAGCGATTCGTGCGCGGAAGACCTCGGAGTTTTCACAATGAGGAAGCTGCCCGCCGGATCGAACGGAATTGTAAATGGAACCGTATACAGTAAGGGTATGCGGCAAGACCTGGCAGGTGAGACTGGAACATCTCGGGTGTTTCAACAGCTTCTGCACTTCCTCCGGATCAATCGGCCGATCCCTGGCACGGGAATCCCAGGCGGCAACATGGGGCTGAATGACAGCCCAATCAAATAG
- a CDS encoding tetratricopeptide repeat protein produces the protein MTDSTFQAIGAGSVAAHHIGTAITGPVNVLTAELLNSARDVQAPAGLTNLPPLPLCFGRTSELGWLRDTLGHPAAGTAVVQGLGGVGKSTLALTYAHRHRREYTVMWWIAAASPNHIEQSLADLTLRLIPVWAGSASTKDRAAWAMSWLQWHPGWLLVFDNVEDPADLQPYVSTSNGHVITTSRRSASWPTSVATLALDVLDLAAASELLCSQVLGATPPTPRQMQENRALSADLGQLPIALMQAGAYLAQNPTISIERYRRRLIGALDKAPEGVDPERTVARIWRQTISTLTERNPLAVRVLSTLAWLAPDDIPVGLLTPITDDSDDLHEALGVLAVYCMVSLTQDSVSIHRLVQTTHRNQTPIGDSTPTGRLEAERLLSAAVAPLGEPPDSGRSPAWDRLLPHLVALAATTPDGHADTFPAGRYASAALYLQGLGQDARAVPLLTAALARCEALAGAEHELTMKVRANLGHAYHGAGDFERSIAALEPLVTQCAQVLGDSHPGTLTVAANLANSYRDYGDLARAITLHEETLARRRHALGNDHPDTLVSCEELARTYHASGDLDRAVSLHEATLTQYQRLLGPTHPATLTCQHGLGAVYLASGDLSRAIPIYTAVFAQQQQALGDSDPGTITSRNNLAYAYLTAGRPDQAAQHLKTALARCEEVYGEAHPETIAIRANLGCAYRDAGDSTRSLPLLETAVAQSAHLLGDAHPQTLTTRNGLAQAYQTAGHAGRAITQYDTILKHRAALLGETHPHTLATRSGLAKARLAAGDPARAVPLFETVVAQCAQVFGESHPDTLSNYIGLADALRQTDDPARAVSLSESTLERCVRSLGEDHPHTMVCRSNLALAHLTVGDAPRAVQLLEAAVRNASLIFGATHPHTVTSRTNLAAAYLESGNAAQAVAVLEDVRAQLEAELGRVHPQTLHCTAMLARALGGSGGLPRATELLEHSVALTEKELGVTHPDTLKQRQYLAEIYRANDRPDLAVPLYEANLTHWQQTLGDHPNVLSTQLTLADTHQEAGAHQKAIAVYRVALGRIEPTLGPENPLVAQIRARIDAAEYATSRSDR, from the coding sequence GTGACGGACTCCACTTTCCAGGCGATAGGGGCCGGATCCGTCGCCGCCCATCACATCGGGACAGCGATCACCGGCCCGGTCAACGTTCTGACGGCCGAGTTGCTGAACTCGGCGCGCGATGTCCAGGCACCTGCCGGGCTCACCAACCTGCCGCCGCTCCCCCTGTGTTTCGGCCGCACGAGCGAGCTGGGCTGGCTGCGCGACACGCTCGGGCATCCGGCCGCCGGGACTGCCGTCGTCCAAGGCCTCGGCGGCGTCGGCAAGAGCACCCTCGCGCTTACGTATGCCCACAGACACCGTCGCGAATACACCGTGATGTGGTGGATTGCCGCTGCATCACCCAACCACATCGAGCAATCGCTGGCCGACCTCACTCTGCGGCTGATCCCCGTGTGGGCCGGCAGCGCGTCTACCAAAGATCGCGCCGCTTGGGCGATGTCGTGGCTGCAGTGGCATCCGGGGTGGCTGCTGGTCTTCGACAACGTTGAGGATCCGGCCGATCTGCAGCCCTACGTCAGCACGTCTAACGGCCACGTCATCACCACCAGCCGACGATCAGCTAGCTGGCCGACCTCCGTCGCAACGCTGGCCCTCGACGTACTCGACCTGGCTGCAGCGAGTGAACTCCTCTGTAGCCAGGTGCTCGGCGCGACTCCGCCGACCCCCCGTCAGATGCAGGAGAACCGGGCCCTCTCAGCCGACCTGGGGCAGCTTCCCATCGCCCTGATGCAGGCCGGCGCCTACCTCGCGCAGAACCCGACGATCAGCATCGAACGTTACCGCCGAAGGCTGATAGGCGCGTTGGACAAGGCCCCCGAAGGTGTAGACCCAGAGCGCACCGTCGCCCGGATCTGGCGCCAGACGATTAGCACCCTCACTGAGCGCAACCCCCTGGCAGTCCGCGTCCTGTCCACACTGGCATGGCTGGCCCCCGACGACATCCCAGTTGGACTGCTGACCCCTATCACCGACGACAGCGACGACCTTCACGAAGCCCTTGGGGTGCTTGCTGTCTACTGCATGGTCTCCCTCACTCAGGACTCGGTGAGCATCCACCGCCTCGTCCAGACCACACACCGGAACCAGACGCCCATTGGTGACAGCACGCCAACCGGCCGGCTAGAGGCCGAACGGCTGCTGAGCGCTGCGGTCGCCCCCCTGGGAGAACCGCCCGACTCTGGCCGGTCCCCCGCATGGGATCGGCTGCTCCCGCACCTCGTCGCGCTCGCGGCCACCACTCCTGACGGACACGCTGACACCTTTCCCGCCGGACGGTACGCGAGCGCTGCACTCTATCTCCAGGGCCTCGGTCAGGACGCCCGCGCCGTTCCGCTGCTCACGGCGGCCCTCGCCCGCTGTGAAGCGCTCGCTGGCGCCGAGCACGAACTCACCATGAAGGTCCGTGCGAACCTGGGCCACGCCTACCACGGAGCCGGGGACTTCGAACGGTCCATCGCCGCCCTCGAACCGTTGGTCACCCAGTGCGCGCAGGTACTCGGCGACTCGCATCCGGGGACGCTCACCGTCGCCGCTAACCTTGCCAACTCGTACCGTGACTACGGCGATCTGGCCCGTGCCATCACACTCCACGAGGAGACGTTGGCCCGGCGTAGGCACGCACTTGGCAACGATCACCCCGACACTCTCGTCAGCTGCGAGGAACTGGCCCGCACCTACCATGCGTCTGGTGACTTGGATCGTGCTGTCTCGCTGCATGAGGCCACTCTCACGCAGTACCAGCGACTCCTAGGACCGACCCACCCTGCCACGCTGACCTGCCAGCATGGTCTTGGGGCGGTCTATCTTGCTTCAGGCGACCTGTCCCGCGCCATTCCGATATACACCGCCGTCTTCGCACAACAACAGCAGGCGCTCGGCGACAGCGATCCCGGAACCATCACCAGCCGGAACAACCTCGCCTACGCCTACCTGACCGCCGGACGCCCTGACCAGGCAGCGCAGCACCTCAAGACAGCCCTGGCCCGATGCGAAGAGGTGTACGGCGAGGCGCACCCAGAGACCATTGCCATCCGTGCGAACCTCGGCTGCGCCTACCGGGACGCTGGAGACTCCACCCGTTCGCTTCCATTGCTGGAGACCGCGGTCGCGCAGAGCGCCCACCTCCTCGGCGACGCCCATCCCCAGACCTTGACCACCAGGAACGGGCTGGCGCAGGCATACCAGACCGCCGGCCACGCTGGACGGGCGATCACCCAGTACGACACCATCCTCAAGCACCGTGCCGCGCTGCTCGGCGAGACCCACCCCCATACCCTCGCCACCCGAAGCGGCCTCGCGAAGGCTCGCCTCGCGGCGGGCGACCCGGCTCGCGCCGTCCCGCTGTTCGAAACCGTCGTCGCCCAGTGCGCGCAGGTCTTCGGCGAGTCCCACCCGGACACCCTGTCCAACTACATCGGCTTGGCCGACGCACTACGCCAGACGGACGATCCGGCGCGGGCCGTGTCCCTCTCGGAGTCAACGCTGGAGCGGTGCGTCCGTTCACTCGGCGAGGACCACCCGCACACCATGGTGTGTCGGAGCAACCTGGCCCTCGCACACCTCACAGTCGGCGACGCCCCGCGCGCCGTCCAGCTCCTCGAAGCCGCCGTGCGCAACGCCAGCCTCATCTTCGGCGCCACGCACCCGCACACGGTCACCAGCCGGACGAACCTGGCCGCCGCCTACCTGGAGTCCGGCAACGCGGCACAGGCAGTCGCCGTCCTGGAGGACGTCCGCGCCCAGCTGGAGGCCGAACTCGGCCGCGTCCACCCGCAAACACTTCACTGCACCGCCATGCTGGCCCGCGCCCTCGGCGGGTCCGGCGGCCTCCCCCGGGCGACCGAACTGCTGGAACACAGCGTTGCGCTCACCGAGAAGGAACTCGGCGTCACCCACCCAGACACACTCAAGCAACGGCAGTACCTAGCTGAGATCTACCGGGCCAACGACCGACCCGACTTGGCTGTGCCGCTGTATGAAG
- a CDS encoding HEAT repeat domain-containing protein: MKYYGPLQGVDSHPWDAYGCRDMPEVLLSLAGPDGSDEAMPRLYDYVMNEDVVYPATIPAVSYIARLASSGVHTLELLYLLGRIAGAEHGVGVAPAEARSSVARQLQILLSLLDHNAPDVRQLAVWAVAQCQSPKDTIPALEDLWRHESAPMVRADLLLAFAFLNPDKGLRVATQAMNSDEVESVQLSAILALVKSGAPWTNDLCVKAISMLPTSGRFEESAWTDDPLFDIAASLAVRGELAEACHLVTVGLESEVAQDEEARLQLIEAGQGLVLDYPSARVMLLRAFLLHAESPGVGRIIRRELNHWINFTEVEVSLRSLTASHDANLALRARQALGEA, translated from the coding sequence ATGAAATATTACGGACCACTTCAGGGTGTAGATTCTCACCCCTGGGATGCCTACGGATGTCGCGATATGCCGGAAGTGCTCCTGTCGCTAGCCGGCCCAGACGGCTCCGACGAGGCCATGCCGCGTCTCTATGACTACGTCATGAATGAGGACGTAGTCTATCCAGCGACCATTCCGGCCGTCTCGTATATTGCGAGACTGGCTTCTTCGGGAGTGCACACCCTGGAGCTCCTGTATCTGCTTGGGAGAATCGCGGGCGCCGAACACGGGGTGGGTGTTGCTCCGGCAGAGGCGCGAAGTTCGGTCGCACGTCAACTTCAAATCCTGCTATCGCTATTGGATCACAACGCGCCCGATGTGCGTCAACTCGCCGTATGGGCAGTTGCTCAATGCCAATCACCGAAAGATACCATCCCGGCACTGGAAGACCTGTGGCGCCATGAATCAGCGCCCATGGTGCGAGCGGACCTATTGCTCGCATTCGCCTTCTTGAACCCCGACAAGGGTCTTCGTGTGGCCACCCAGGCTATGAATTCAGACGAAGTTGAAAGTGTTCAGCTTTCTGCAATCCTAGCCTTGGTCAAATCGGGCGCCCCTTGGACAAATGACCTTTGTGTGAAAGCGATCTCAATGCTGCCGACCAGTGGGCGATTCGAGGAATCGGCCTGGACGGACGACCCTCTATTTGACATTGCTGCCTCCCTCGCGGTACGGGGCGAACTCGCGGAGGCATGCCATCTTGTGACGGTTGGACTTGAAAGCGAAGTGGCGCAAGACGAGGAGGCCCGGTTGCAGCTAATCGAGGCCGGTCAGGGCTTGGTCTTGGATTACCCATCCGCTCGCGTAATGCTGTTGCGGGCGTTCCTCCTACACGCGGAAAGCCCTGGCGTCGGTCGAATTATCCGGCGGGAACTGAATCATTGGATTAATTTCACAGAGGTGGAAGTCTCGCTGAGGAGTCTAACGGCCAGTCATGACGCGAATTTGGCCCTTCGTGCGAGGCAGGCGCTGGGAGAGGCGTGA